The following proteins are co-located in the Gemmatimonadota bacterium genome:
- a CDS encoding TlpA family protein disulfide reductase, producing the protein MAELEMEERTTLSLGDMAPEFEVKRVDGSTFRLADYRGKKAVLIDFWATWCGPCIDEIPTIKRIAETYRDQGLEVVGVSLDRDEQTLRNFVQKEKLSYVQVFDKEKARAISKSYGVWGIPSAFLVNQNGVINAPNLRGDRVETAVKALLTNGPIPAKN; encoded by the coding sequence ATGGCGGAATTGGAAATGGAGGAACGCACGACATTGAGCCTGGGAGATATGGCACCCGAATTTGAGGTCAAACGGGTGGATGGATCAACATTTCGGCTCGCAGATTATCGGGGTAAAAAAGCCGTGTTGATCGATTTTTGGGCAACGTGGTGTGGCCCGTGCATCGATGAAATTCCTACAATTAAAAGAATTGCTGAAACATATCGAGATCAGGGTCTGGAAGTCGTAGGCGTGAGTTTGGATCGCGATGAGCAAACACTACGAAATTTTGTCCAAAAAGAAAAGCTGAGCTATGTGCAGGTATTTGACAAAGAAAAGGCGCGAGCAATTTCAAAATCCTACGGCGTATGGGGCATCCCATCGGCATTTCTGGTAAACCAAAATGGCGTCATCAACGCGCCGAATCTGCGCGGAGACCGCGTTGAAACTGCCGTGAAGGCATTATTGACCAATGGGCCTATTCCAGCTAAAAACTGA
- a CDS encoding GWxTD domain-containing protein, which yields MRMRFTVHIGMIALACLFVSGLSRGETTIDTLFQNAIEQVGVVSHRESIKSLEEIISKDKKYAPAYNELAKLHLLDHSVNSRQRAMRMVKQAIASDPDNIEYQLTRGKILWHQGFRSRAFHQFKDVTEKHPNNTDVLNGLGMFWVYEFLRVKDNAQTRDFRGFAQEAKQEAIQVLRKSIQLDETNQQPYYLLGILYFEDKYWDAFHALMQTLRAQYPDDKNALLFCGLAAYQIGEFDESHEYYQRALDLMSVEERELLDSIDLLVSEENHASRATQTIDALLKREMFWKRQDPLYLSEFNERKMAHFGRMAYANLRFRRFSDDVEGWQTDMGKTYIKFGRYRKRKTFFFSVGNDPYRAFHRMMETWYYETFKIEYCGNGSDRWSFCGGFEIGQRGSRYYPGYFDEASHHTFRKTAQRFVDPYLNRKYTLPYQIATFEEQNRMRVELSYMIPKNQLTKNPETGKVSFWDGVFFFDEQWSDMYNYRKFKTLTFPKPQPAQSAAARHRNDHLLISRTVPVRQSSYHFSIEFMDQTSGLIGVARDEKPFVYNQETFHLSDLLVGSDIQAKKALPESRDDLLITPNPVRTFSKSESVFIYLELYDLQRDDFGSTQYEISYTIGKPEVDTLSPTLFASHSLISTMGKTEIDLRSGQIAEAQGLQTGRTEDGEEGSSAFSDSDIWGETKVYTSGGQIHYIAAEDLKIKRSKDGNLTRTVTASYEGNRENDFTYLQIDVNQVPEGIYQLTVLARDKRTEQTDRKYVYFRIVE from the coding sequence ATGAGAATGCGATTCACAGTTCATATTGGAATGATTGCGTTGGCCTGCCTATTTGTTTCTGGCTTATCCAGAGGTGAAACAACGATAGACACGCTGTTTCAGAACGCAATAGAGCAAGTCGGTGTGGTGAGCCATAGAGAAAGCATAAAATCTCTTGAAGAGATTATTTCCAAAGACAAAAAGTATGCACCTGCATACAACGAATTGGCCAAACTACATCTATTGGACCATAGTGTAAATAGCCGACAACGCGCAATGCGGATGGTAAAGCAGGCAATCGCAAGTGATCCCGACAATATTGAGTATCAGCTAACGCGCGGAAAGATTTTGTGGCATCAAGGCTTTCGGTCACGCGCATTCCACCAATTCAAGGACGTGACCGAAAAGCATCCCAACAATACAGATGTCCTCAACGGGCTGGGGATGTTCTGGGTATATGAGTTTCTCAGAGTAAAAGATAATGCCCAAACCCGGGATTTCAGGGGATTCGCTCAGGAAGCCAAACAAGAAGCTATTCAGGTCCTGCGAAAAAGCATCCAATTGGATGAGACCAACCAGCAACCCTATTATTTGTTGGGCATACTCTACTTTGAAGATAAATACTGGGATGCCTTTCATGCCCTGATGCAAACCCTGCGTGCGCAATATCCAGATGACAAAAATGCGCTCTTGTTCTGTGGCCTTGCCGCCTATCAGATTGGCGAATTCGATGAATCGCATGAATACTATCAACGCGCCCTTGACTTGATGAGTGTTGAAGAGCGCGAGTTACTGGACTCTATCGACCTGCTCGTGTCCGAAGAAAATCATGCATCCCGCGCGACACAGACGATTGACGCGCTCTTGAAACGCGAGATGTTTTGGAAGCGCCAGGATCCGCTCTATTTGTCAGAATTTAACGAAAGAAAGATGGCGCACTTTGGTCGTATGGCGTATGCGAATTTGCGATTCAGGCGGTTTTCTGATGATGTCGAGGGCTGGCAGACGGATATGGGGAAGACTTATATCAAATTTGGAAGATATAGAAAAAGAAAAACCTTTTTCTTTTCTGTAGGAAATGACCCGTATAGGGCATTTCATAGAATGATGGAAACATGGTATTACGAAACATTTAAGATCGAATATTGCGGGAATGGCAGTGATCGCTGGAGCTTCTGTGGTGGTTTTGAGATAGGACAACGTGGTTCTCGTTATTACCCGGGCTACTTCGACGAAGCCTCGCATCATACCTTCCGAAAAACAGCCCAACGCTTTGTCGATCCTTACCTCAATCGCAAATACACCCTCCCCTATCAGATCGCCACCTTTGAAGAACAAAACAGGATGCGCGTCGAACTCAGCTATATGATTCCCAAAAACCAATTAACAAAAAACCCAGAAACGGGCAAAGTGAGTTTTTGGGATGGCGTCTTCTTCTTTGATGAGCAGTGGAGCGATATGTATAACTATCGCAAGTTCAAGACCCTTACTTTTCCGAAGCCGCAACCAGCACAAAGCGCCGCAGCACGGCATCGCAACGATCACCTGTTAATCTCCCGCACGGTACCTGTACGCCAGAGCAGCTATCATTTTTCAATAGAATTTATGGATCAAACATCCGGTCTCATTGGTGTGGCACGCGACGAGAAACCCTTCGTATATAACCAGGAGACCTTCCACCTGAGTGATCTGCTCGTCGGCAGCGATATTCAAGCTAAGAAAGCATTGCCAGAAAGCCGCGACGACCTGCTCATCACACCCAATCCAGTCCGCACATTTTCAAAGTCTGAATCAGTGTTTATCTATCTGGAATTGTATGATCTCCAGCGCGACGATTTTGGCAGTACGCAATATGAGATCTCCTACACCATCGGCAAGCCAGAGGTAGATACGCTGTCGCCCACATTATTCGCGTCTCACAGTCTGATTTCTACGATGGGCAAAACAGAGATTGATCTACGCAGTGGACAAATAGCAGAAGCTCAGGGGTTGCAGACCGGACGGACAGAGGATGGCGAGGAGGGCAGTAGCGCATTTTCCGATAGCGATATATGGGGCGAGACGAAGGTTTATACGAGTGGCGGGCAGATCCATTACATAGCCGCTGAGGACTTGAAGATCAAAAGATCAAAAGATGGCAATTTAACTCGAACCGTGACAGCCTCTTACGAGGGCAATAGAGAAAATGATTTCACGTATTTGCAGATTGATGTGAATCAGGTGCCCGAGGGTATTTATCAATTGACGGTATTGGCGAGGGATAAGCGGACAGAGCAGACGGATAGGAAATACGTTTATTTTCGCATTGTAGAGTAA
- a CDS encoding galactokinase — MVHPIITQARDVFVSVFEGKADVVVQAPGRVNLIGEHTDYNEGFVFPAAIDRWVVVAARSRIDSRVRIYSAMHEEVTEFRVDDVLEAQGNWADYPKGVVREFQKLGHSLCGFDAAIVGNVPMGAGLSSSAAVEMAVGKGMVVLNRIEISGSDLALLGQRAENHFVGVNCGIMDQFISANGRAGHALFLDCRDLSFELVPLFGDDVQIVICNSGVTRGLTDSAYNNRRSACESGVSLLARAMGTDIQALRDVSMEMLDVYGGVLSEMVLKRCRHVITENERTQRAVALLKKGDLSGFGQLMVASHESLRDDYEVSGDELDLLVEIALNVPGVLGARMTGAGFGGCTVNIVDRDAVPALTDAINERYPRTTGLTPEIYVCSAVNGAERVG, encoded by the coding sequence ATGGTGCATCCTATTATCACACAGGCGCGAGACGTTTTTGTATCGGTTTTTGAGGGAAAAGCGGATGTCGTCGTGCAGGCACCGGGGCGCGTCAATTTGATTGGGGAACACACGGATTACAATGAGGGCTTTGTGTTTCCCGCCGCGATTGACCGTTGGGTGGTTGTTGCTGCACGGTCGAGAATTGATTCGCGGGTGCGGATTTACTCGGCAATGCACGAAGAGGTGACTGAGTTCCGGGTCGATGATGTATTGGAGGCACAGGGCAATTGGGCGGATTATCCAAAGGGAGTGGTGCGCGAGTTTCAAAAGCTCGGGCATTCGCTGTGTGGTTTTGATGCGGCGATTGTGGGCAACGTGCCTATGGGAGCCGGACTGAGCAGTTCGGCTGCTGTGGAGATGGCGGTGGGGAAGGGGATGGTTGTGTTAAACCGCATTGAAATAAGTGGATCTGATCTGGCTCTTTTGGGACAGCGTGCAGAGAATCATTTTGTGGGTGTTAATTGCGGGATCATGGATCAGTTTATCTCGGCAAATGGCCGGGCAGGTCACGCGCTGTTTCTCGATTGCCGCGATCTCTCGTTTGAACTTGTCCCTCTTTTTGGCGATGATGTGCAGATTGTGATTTGCAACTCGGGCGTGACGCGCGGGCTGACGGATTCGGCGTATAATAATCGGCGATCTGCGTGTGAAAGTGGGGTTTCGCTTCTCGCACGGGCGATGGGGACGGATATACAAGCATTGCGTGATGTGTCGATGGAGATGCTGGATGTTTACGGTGGTGTGTTGTCGGAGATGGTCTTGAAACGGTGCCGCCATGTGATAACGGAAAATGAACGCACGCAGCGGGCGGTTGCATTGCTCAAGAAAGGGGATTTGTCGGGATTTGGACAGTTGATGGTCGCATCCCACGAGAGTTTGCGAGATGATTACGAGGTGAGTGGAGATGAACTTGATCTGCTGGTGGAAATTGCCCTGAATGTGCCAGGAGTGCTCGGCGCACGGATGACTGGCGCTGGGTTTGGGGGGTGTACTGTAAATATTGTTGACCGGGATGCTGTGCCAGCCCTGACAGATGCGATAAATGAGCGGTATCCCAGGACAACTGGTTTGACGCCTGAGATTTACGTTTGTTCAGCGGTCAATGGCGCAGAGCGGGTGGGGTAA
- the galT gene encoding galactose-1-phosphate uridylyltransferase: MMDAVLVTGGAGYVGSHAVRRLLEDHRRVVVLDDLSTGHREVVTLFERVYGPEQFCFEHVNLLDSRALVSVFERHNFCGIIDFAARTLVGESQDEPYRYFENNVIAFQNLLDVGKGVPIVKSSTAATYGEPRAEHIPLKENYQQNWITDGGFEKSQLMPAAVDFETLLGWYKKHIAFKLSEEDIALLKIPTNVYGVTKMMDERMLLYAEREAGGRYVVLRYFNAAGADPSRLIGEDHDPETHLIPIVLQVALGQREKITVFGDDYATPDGTAVRDYISVVELADAHIKSLDMLLAGGRSATYNLGRGQGVSVREILEAAREVTGHEIPEAIGPRRSGDPATLIADVSRIQRDMGWAARETLHELLESAWHWHRLHPCGYRVVQEERFNPFWNRWVNIAAHRADRPWRGETQSMEGSDDMVYDPECYLCPGNTRTSGDVNPDYKGVWTFENDFPTLVLDAYQTQAQLGPYLSRTSRGVCEVVVYTPNHAQRLSTLSLDAFVQVVDAWAEIYDRLGKVPEIVYPLIFENSGTVMGNSQPHPHGQVYAYCEVPDLMVKPQLAMFESHREKTGRCFVCDANRVEVGDGRRILIDRPHVLAYVPFAAQFPYDVIIVPKAHAASLLDLDGEERRSLAAGLRDVLGGLDGLFAAPYHYTLALMQAPTDGVDRGYHMQIHITSLLRGPGLRKHVVGADIFGNLINPSDPDMTAEEIRWAMRKVEKG; this comes from the coding sequence CTCGATAGTCGTGCTCTGGTCTCTGTTTTTGAGAGACACAATTTTTGTGGCATTATCGATTTTGCCGCCAGGACGCTGGTGGGAGAATCCCAGGATGAGCCGTACAGGTATTTTGAGAATAATGTGATTGCTTTTCAGAATTTGTTGGATGTGGGCAAGGGCGTTCCCATTGTGAAATCATCTACGGCGGCGACGTATGGCGAACCCCGCGCAGAACACATTCCGCTGAAGGAAAATTATCAGCAGAACTGGATCACTGATGGCGGCTTTGAGAAAAGCCAGTTAATGCCCGCTGCGGTGGATTTTGAGACACTTTTGGGGTGGTATAAAAAACACATCGCTTTCAAACTCTCCGAAGAAGATATTGCTCTGCTAAAAATTCCCACGAATGTTTATGGCGTTACTAAAATGATGGATGAACGCATGCTGCTCTATGCCGAGCGAGAGGCTGGTGGAAGATATGTTGTTCTCCGCTATTTTAATGCCGCAGGTGCCGATCCTTCGCGGTTGATTGGTGAAGATCACGATCCCGAGACGCATTTGATCCCCATTGTTTTGCAAGTGGCTTTGGGGCAGCGCGAGAAGATAACTGTATTTGGAGATGATTATGCAACCCCCGATGGCACGGCTGTACGAGATTATATTTCTGTGGTGGAATTGGCCGATGCACATATTAAGAGCCTGGATATGTTGTTGGCAGGGGGTCGTTCTGCGACGTACAATCTCGGCAGGGGGCAGGGCGTGAGTGTGCGGGAGATTTTGGAGGCTGCACGCGAAGTAACCGGTCATGAGATTCCCGAAGCGATTGGACCGCGGCGAAGTGGCGATCCCGCAACGCTTATTGCCGATGTGAGTCGCATTCAGCGCGATATGGGGTGGGCTGCGAGAGAAACGCTGCACGAGTTGCTGGAGTCCGCCTGGCACTGGCATAGGCTCCATCCATGCGGCTATCGAGTTGTGCAGGAAGAACGATTCAATCCTTTTTGGAATCGGTGGGTCAATATCGCTGCCCATCGCGCAGACAGGCCCTGGCGCGGAGAAACGCAGTCTATGGAGGGATCAGATGATATGGTTTATGATCCCGAATGCTATCTCTGCCCCGGAAATACGCGAACGTCGGGTGATGTGAATCCAGATTACAAGGGTGTGTGGACATTTGAGAACGATTTTCCCACGCTGGTATTGGATGCCTATCAAACGCAGGCGCAATTGGGACCCTACCTCTCGCGCACCTCTCGGGGCGTGTGCGAGGTGGTGGTCTATACGCCCAATCACGCCCAGCGTTTGTCAACGCTGTCTTTGGACGCGTTCGTTCAGGTGGTTGACGCATGGGCAGAGATTTACGACCGGTTGGGGAAGGTGCCAGAGATTGTGTATCCGCTAATTTTTGAGAATTCGGGCACGGTGATGGGCAATTCTCAACCGCATCCGCATGGACAGGTTTATGCGTATTGCGAGGTTCCCGATCTGATGGTGAAACCGCAATTGGCTATGTTTGAATCCCATCGCGAGAAAACGGGGCGTTGTTTTGTGTGCGATGCCAATCGAGTCGAAGTCGGAGATGGACGGCGAATTCTCATTGATCGTCCTCATGTGTTGGCTTATGTTCCGTTTGCCGCACAATTCCCCTACGATGTGATCATTGTGCCGAAGGCACACGCTGCGAGTTTGTTGGATTTGGATGGGGAAGAACGGCGCAGCCTGGCTGCGGGATTGCGCGATGTTCTCGGCGGGTTAGACGGTTTGTTTGCCGCGCCGTATCACTACACTCTGGCATTGATGCAAGCTCCGACAGATGGCGTGGATCGCGGTTATCACATGCAAATTCACATTACGTCGCTTTTGCGGGGACCTGGTTTGCGGAAGCATGTGGTGGGGGCAGATATTTTTGGGAATCTCATCAATCCCTCAGATCCGGATATGACGGCAGAGGAGATCCGGTGGGCGATGCGAAAAGTTGAGAAGGGGTAA